One genomic segment of Pseudomonadota bacterium includes these proteins:
- a CDS encoding NAD(P)-binding protein — MRELEYDGIIIGAGPNGLTAAGYLTKAGLKIAILER; from the coding sequence ATGAGAGAATTGGAATACGACGGTATAATTATCGGCGCCGGTCCTAACGGGCTTACCGCAGCGGGTTATTTGACAAAGGCAGGCTTGAAGATTGCTATTCTGGAAAGGA
- a CDS encoding LysR family transcriptional regulator, with translation MNPPKINLDQLITFYFVAREKSFAVASDKLCISQPAVTMQIAALQKRFGVKLINVKKKKVYLTKTGEDLFWQAEEICLRAMKAESLLEGYRNNNLRIGISGALTLYLMPVVDYFKELQPSIKVTLKEGRSLQLIEELIDFQHDLCIVGTFENINSQVRALHILETEKMVLVTAPHDPVSEKQEVMWKDLDKYPLILHCEGSMARRLVLEEFRKRNMKPSISAEIDSIEGMKQLIEKGKGVGLMFPPNVKDEVALGKMKIVPICDGDLKAGIDLVILKDTDPSPPAKAFLGLIEEKFSCEIGLR, from the coding sequence ATGAATCCCCCGAAAATTAATCTGGATCAGCTTATCACATTTTATTTTGTTGCAAGAGAAAAGAGTTTTGCTGTTGCATCAGACAAACTTTGCATTAGCCAGCCGGCGGTAACTATGCAAATTGCTGCCCTCCAGAAACGTTTCGGTGTGAAACTGATTAATGTGAAAAAAAAGAAGGTTTATTTAACCAAAACAGGTGAAGACCTCTTTTGGCAAGCCGAAGAAATATGCCTTCGGGCAATGAAAGCTGAATCCCTGCTTGAGGGCTATAGAAACAATAATCTCAGGATAGGCATCTCAGGCGCACTTACCTTGTATCTCATGCCGGTGGTTGATTATTTCAAGGAACTTCAACCTTCCATAAAAGTGACGCTAAAAGAAGGGCGGTCACTCCAACTCATTGAAGAACTGATTGATTTTCAACACGATCTATGCATTGTAGGCACTTTTGAAAATATCAACAGTCAGGTTCGAGCGTTACATATACTTGAAACCGAGAAAATGGTACTGGTGACTGCTCCACACGACCCTGTTTCAGAAAAGCAGGAGGTCATGTGGAAAGATTTGGATAAATACCCACTTATACTTCACTGTGAAGGCTCCATGGCAAGAAGACTTGTCCTGGAAGAATTCAGAAAAAGAAACATGAAACCTTCCATAAGCGCTGAAATTGACAGTATCGAAGGCATGAAGCAGTTAATAGAAAAAGGGAAGGGAGTGGGCCTCATGTTTCCTCCCAATGTGAAAGATGAAGTTGCCTTAGGGAAGATGAAGATAGTTCCAATCTGCGATGGTGACTTAAAAGCCGGGATTGATCTTGTTATTCTCAAGGACACAGACCCGTCCCCGCCTGCTAAAGCTTTCCTTGGATTGATAGAGGAGAAATTTTCCTGTGAAATAGGCCTGAGGTAA
- a CDS encoding chemotaxis protein CheX, whose protein sequence is MDVKFINPFVAATTTVFKTMLNIDLKMNKPILKNTRNASAEVTGIMGLAGDAKGTICMSFTRNGALYVYKTLIGDDHSDLDPEVIDAIGEITNITSGQARKEFEKSSINLKAAIPTVVVGKDVELNFICGLPIVSLPFHFQTDNGEETVHVDFSFE, encoded by the coding sequence ATGGACGTTAAATTTATCAATCCCTTTGTTGCAGCAACTACGACTGTATTCAAAACCATGCTCAACATAGATCTTAAAATGAACAAGCCCATACTCAAAAATACCAGAAATGCATCTGCCGAGGTAACGGGAATTATGGGTCTCGCCGGTGATGCAAAGGGAACGATCTGCATGAGCTTTACAAGAAATGGCGCTCTATATGTTTACAAAACTCTTATAGGTGATGACCATAGCGATTTAGACCCGGAAGTAATTGACGCAATTGGAGAGATTACCAATATAACATCAGGTCAGGCACGGAAAGAGTTTGAAAAATCGTCCATTAATCTGAAAGCAGCTATTCCTACAGTTGTTGTAGGAAAAGATGTAGAGTTGAATTTTATTTGTGGGCTACCAATAGTATCATTGCCGTTCCATTTCCAAACAGACAATGGTGAAGAAACAGTCCATGTGGACTTCTCATTTGAATAG